Proteins co-encoded in one Kutzneria chonburiensis genomic window:
- a CDS encoding gamma carbonic anhydrase family protein, translating to MAIYALGDLVPSVHPDAFVHPDATVIGAVTIGADTSVWPQAVLRGDYGTITVGERTSIQDGTVLHCTQFHATVIGSDCVLGHNAHVEGATVGDRCLIASGSVVLNGSVIGDGAVVGAGAVVSFNGVVPARAMALGVPARVREGHEVPEDMTKGIVELYVGNARAYRHGLRRLD from the coding sequence GTGGCCATCTACGCATTGGGTGATCTGGTCCCGTCCGTGCATCCGGACGCCTTCGTGCATCCGGACGCCACCGTGATCGGCGCGGTGACCATCGGCGCCGACACCTCGGTGTGGCCGCAGGCGGTGCTGCGCGGCGACTACGGGACGATCACCGTCGGCGAGCGCACCAGCATCCAGGACGGCACGGTGCTGCACTGCACCCAGTTCCACGCCACGGTCATCGGCTCGGACTGCGTGCTCGGGCACAACGCGCACGTGGAGGGCGCGACGGTCGGTGATCGCTGCCTGATCGCGTCGGGTTCGGTGGTGCTCAACGGTTCCGTGATCGGTGACGGGGCCGTGGTCGGGGCCGGCGCGGTGGTGTCGTTCAACGGTGTCGTGCCGGCGCGGGCGATGGCGCTGGGCGTGCCGGCCCGGGTCCGTGAGGGGCACGAGGTCCCGGAGGACATGACCAAGGGCATCGTCGAGCTTTATGTCGGCAACGCGCGGGCGTATCGCCACGGTCTTCGCCGCCTCGACTAG
- a CDS encoding thiamine-phosphate kinase has product MRPEPPPDADTVAGVGEFGLIRRVTRGRAQPSSTLLGPGDDAAVVAAPDGRVVASTDVLVEGVHFRLDWSSPEQVGRKAAAVNLADVAAMGAAPTALLVGMACPADTPTSLVDGITDGLWAEARRAGAGVVGGDMVSCPTVVISITALGDMRGLAPVTRSGAAPGDVLAVCGRLGWAAAGLAVLGRGFRSPVAIVGAQQAPEPPYHAGPQAAEAGASAMLDISDGLLSDVGHIAEASGVAIDIRTDLLPVHQRLIDVGSALGANPRHWVLTGGEDHALAATFPEPADVPDGWATIGTVRRGAGVTVDGRPYEGTSGWEHWR; this is encoded by the coding sequence TTGCGCCCGGAGCCGCCACCAGACGCGGACACGGTCGCCGGAGTGGGTGAGTTCGGTCTCATCAGGAGGGTCACGCGCGGCCGCGCGCAGCCGTCCTCGACCCTGCTCGGCCCCGGCGACGACGCCGCGGTGGTGGCCGCCCCCGACGGTCGGGTGGTGGCCAGCACGGACGTGCTCGTCGAGGGTGTCCACTTCCGACTGGACTGGTCGTCTCCCGAGCAGGTCGGACGCAAGGCGGCCGCGGTCAATCTGGCCGACGTGGCCGCCATGGGGGCCGCCCCGACGGCCCTGCTGGTCGGCATGGCCTGCCCGGCCGACACACCGACCTCGCTGGTCGACGGCATCACCGACGGGCTCTGGGCCGAGGCAAGACGGGCCGGCGCCGGGGTGGTCGGCGGGGACATGGTCAGCTGCCCGACCGTAGTGATATCGATTACAGCCCTCGGCGACATGCGCGGACTGGCTCCCGTTACCCGTTCGGGCGCTGCCCCCGGCGACGTGCTCGCCGTGTGCGGTCGGCTCGGCTGGGCCGCCGCCGGGTTGGCGGTGCTCGGCCGTGGCTTCCGATCGCCGGTGGCGATCGTCGGCGCGCAGCAGGCGCCGGAGCCGCCCTACCACGCCGGGCCGCAGGCGGCCGAGGCCGGCGCGTCGGCCATGCTCGACATCTCCGACGGGCTGCTCAGTGACGTGGGCCACATCGCGGAGGCCTCGGGCGTGGCGATCGACATCCGCACCGATCTGCTCCCCGTGCACCAGCGGCTGATCGACGTCGGCTCGGCGCTCGGCGCCAATCCGCGGCACTGGGTGCTCACCGGCGGCGAGGACCACGCCCTGGCCGCCACCTTCCCCGAGCCGGCCGACGTGCCCGACGGCTGGGCCACCATCGGCACCGTGCGCCGCGGCGCCGGCGTGACCGTGGACGGCCGGCCGTACGAGGGCACCTCGGGCTGGGAACACTGGCGTTAG
- a CDS encoding Lrp/AsnC ligand binding domain-containing protein, protein MVHAYILIQTEVGKAAAVAAEISGIAGVTTAEDVTGPYDVIVRADADTVDQLGQLVVARIQNVEGITRTLTCPVVHL, encoded by the coding sequence GTGGTCCACGCGTACATCCTGATCCAAACCGAGGTCGGAAAGGCGGCTGCGGTGGCAGCTGAGATCTCCGGCATAGCCGGCGTCACCACCGCGGAGGACGTCACCGGCCCGTACGACGTGATCGTGCGCGCCGACGCCGACACCGTCGACCAGCTGGGGCAGCTGGTGGTGGCCCGGATCCAGAACGTGGAGGGCATCACCCGGACCCTGACGTGTCCGGTCGTGCACCTGTGA
- a CDS encoding DUF3515 domain-containing protein, producing the protein MSVTPSKPVLAAAIGLPALLAVVVAAIGVIGGPAAAPPVSSGDKTGPLALVSIDAPDAGSPACANLLKALPQQLTDSGVQVPRRELAKPAPAATVAWGDAQHEPIVLRCGLGKPPELTQTAQLGTVNGVQWLDVVGDAGTLTHYVVDRSVYIALTESKDAGTGPVQEVAAAVTKTLPAQPIAPNPG; encoded by the coding sequence GTGAGCGTCACCCCGTCCAAGCCCGTGCTGGCCGCCGCGATCGGCCTGCCGGCGCTGCTCGCCGTCGTCGTGGCGGCGATCGGCGTGATCGGCGGGCCGGCCGCGGCGCCGCCCGTGTCCTCCGGCGACAAGACCGGGCCGCTGGCCCTGGTCTCCATCGACGCGCCCGATGCGGGCTCGCCGGCGTGCGCGAATCTGCTCAAGGCGCTGCCGCAGCAGCTCACCGACTCCGGCGTGCAGGTGCCCAGACGTGAGCTGGCCAAGCCCGCGCCGGCGGCGACCGTGGCGTGGGGCGACGCGCAGCATGAGCCGATCGTGCTGCGGTGTGGGCTGGGCAAGCCACCCGAGCTGACGCAGACCGCGCAACTGGGGACCGTCAACGGCGTGCAGTGGCTGGACGTCGTCGGCGATGCCGGCACGTTGACGCACTACGTGGTGGACCGGTCGGTGTACATCGCCCTGACCGAGTCCAAGGACGCCGGCACCGGCCCCGTGCAGGAGGTGGCCGCCGCCGTCACCAAGACCCTGCCGGCGCAACCGATCGCCCCCAATCCGGGCTGA
- a CDS encoding D-alanine--D-alanine ligase family protein, giving the protein MNQPRIRVAVVFGGRSTEHGVSAVSAGSVLRHLDQERYEVVPVGITTEGTWVLGSAEQLAVTGRELPEVSSGAELTLVNHNLVALEPSRAGEALAHVDVVFPVLHGAYGEDGTIQGLLELADIPYVGPGVLSSAVAMDKEFTKKLLAAEGLPVGPYAVVRRGQSTLPQAERDRLGLPVFVKPARAGSSTGITKVTSWDDLDHAIDYARAIDPKVLVEATIVGREVECGVLEFPDGRVEASLPAEIRMISDTVDWYDFDSKYLDTDDACEFDIPAKLDDEVTVRLREMAVRAFTALDCQGLARVDFFVTPDDELVINELNTMPGFTSVSMYPKMWAVTGVDYPTLLSTLIDTAIARGTGLR; this is encoded by the coding sequence ATGAACCAGCCCAGGATTCGCGTCGCCGTGGTGTTCGGCGGCCGCAGCACCGAGCACGGCGTGTCGGCGGTCTCGGCCGGCAGCGTGCTCCGACACCTGGACCAGGAGCGCTACGAGGTGGTCCCGGTCGGCATCACCACCGAGGGCACATGGGTGCTGGGTTCGGCCGAGCAGCTGGCCGTCACCGGCCGCGAGCTGCCCGAGGTCAGCTCGGGTGCGGAGCTGACGCTGGTCAACCACAACCTGGTCGCGCTGGAGCCGTCCCGCGCCGGCGAGGCGCTGGCCCACGTCGACGTGGTGTTCCCGGTGCTGCACGGCGCCTATGGCGAGGACGGCACCATCCAGGGTCTGCTCGAGCTGGCCGACATCCCGTACGTGGGGCCGGGCGTGCTGTCCAGCGCGGTGGCGATGGACAAGGAGTTCACCAAGAAGCTGCTGGCCGCCGAGGGTCTGCCGGTCGGCCCGTACGCCGTGGTCCGGCGCGGTCAGTCGACGCTGCCGCAGGCGGAGCGGGACCGCCTTGGGCTGCCCGTGTTCGTGAAGCCGGCCCGTGCCGGCTCGTCCACCGGCATCACCAAGGTCACCTCCTGGGACGACCTTGACCACGCCATCGACTACGCCCGGGCCATCGACCCCAAGGTGCTCGTGGAGGCGACCATCGTCGGCCGCGAGGTCGAGTGCGGGGTCCTCGAGTTCCCGGACGGCCGCGTCGAGGCCTCGCTGCCGGCCGAGATCCGGATGATCAGCGACACCGTCGACTGGTACGACTTCGACTCCAAGTACCTGGACACCGACGACGCCTGCGAGTTCGACATCCCGGCCAAGCTGGACGACGAGGTCACCGTCCGGCTGCGGGAGATGGCCGTTCGCGCCTTCACCGCGCTGGACTGCCAGGGTCTGGCCCGGGTCGACTTCTTCGTCACGCCGGACGACGAGCTGGTGATCAACGAGCTGAACACCATGCCCGGCTTCACCAGCGTGTCCATGTACCCCAAGATGTGGGCCGTCACCGGCGTCGACTACCCGACCCTGCTGTCCACCCTCATCGACACCGCCATCGCCCGCGGCACCGGCCTGCGCTGA
- a CDS encoding PLP-dependent aminotransferase family protein, with product MPESDDALLITLDREARTPLAVQLADALRAAAAAGQLRAGDRLPSTRTLASHLKVSRTVTAAAYDQLLAEGWIVGKHGSGTYVTTAPPGSSPVPDRARPEPAEQDLVSLELGRPWVGGLDRAAWRRAWRSAADTEPLVRHHPAGLPEYREAVAEHLLRHRGLTIRGGLATEAVLATGGTSAAVAEMAVSAFRPGDTVAVEEPGYQRAVEALKAAGVQVLPAPLDRDGILVDQIPSGIRAVYCSPAHQYPLGSRLPAARRVALVERARREGWLIIEDDYDGELRYDVAPLPLLAALAPDVVVHLGTTSKILTPTLGAGWLVGPPQLAGTVLAYRERTGTGPAPAGQRVLVELARNGDLGRHLRRLRRELSERRVLVVETLRTAGIPVLGDDAGSHVVVLLPSLERERSVVRQATRLGVRLDGLERHHTGPSRWHGVAIGYTACSRDQLISVLPPLIDLLIT from the coding sequence TTGCCCGAGTCGGACGACGCCCTGCTCATCACGCTGGACCGCGAGGCCCGCACCCCGCTGGCCGTGCAGCTGGCCGACGCCCTGCGGGCCGCCGCCGCGGCCGGGCAGCTGCGGGCCGGCGACCGGCTGCCGTCGACCCGGACCCTGGCCAGCCACCTCAAGGTGAGCCGGACCGTCACCGCCGCGGCGTACGACCAGCTGCTGGCCGAGGGCTGGATCGTCGGCAAACACGGCTCCGGCACGTACGTGACGACCGCGCCGCCGGGATCATCGCCGGTGCCGGACCGGGCCCGACCGGAGCCGGCCGAGCAGGACCTGGTGTCGCTGGAACTGGGCCGGCCGTGGGTCGGCGGGCTCGACCGCGCCGCCTGGCGACGGGCGTGGCGGTCGGCCGCCGACACCGAACCGTTGGTACGCCACCATCCGGCCGGGCTGCCCGAGTACCGCGAGGCGGTGGCCGAACACCTGCTGCGGCACCGGGGTCTGACGATCCGAGGAGGGCTCGCGACCGAGGCCGTGCTGGCCACCGGCGGCACCAGCGCGGCCGTGGCCGAGATGGCGGTCAGCGCGTTCCGGCCCGGCGACACCGTTGCCGTTGAGGAACCCGGATATCAGCGCGCAGTCGAGGCTCTCAAGGCCGCCGGCGTCCAGGTGCTGCCGGCCCCGCTGGACCGGGACGGCATCCTCGTCGACCAGATCCCGTCCGGCATCCGGGCCGTCTACTGCTCGCCGGCGCACCAGTACCCACTCGGCAGTCGACTGCCGGCGGCCCGCCGCGTTGCACTGGTGGAACGGGCCCGCCGCGAGGGCTGGCTGATCATCGAGGACGACTACGACGGCGAGCTCCGCTACGACGTGGCGCCGCTGCCGCTGCTGGCCGCATTGGCCCCGGACGTCGTGGTGCACCTGGGCACCACCAGCAAGATCCTCACGCCGACGCTCGGCGCCGGCTGGCTCGTCGGCCCGCCGCAGCTGGCCGGCACGGTGCTGGCCTACCGGGAGCGCACCGGCACCGGGCCGGCCCCGGCCGGGCAGCGCGTGCTGGTCGAGTTGGCCCGCAACGGAGATCTCGGCCGGCATCTGCGCCGGCTGCGCCGCGAGCTGTCCGAACGACGCGTCCTGGTGGTGGAAACCCTTCGTACGGCCGGGATTCCCGTGCTCGGCGACGACGCCGGCTCGCACGTGGTCGTGCTGTTGCCGTCCCTGGAACGGGAACGGTCGGTGGTCCGGCAGGCCACCCGGCTCGGCGTGCGACTGGACGGTCTCGAACGGCACCACACCGGGCCGTCGCGCTGGCACGGCGTCGCGATCGGCTACACCGCCTGCTCGCGGGACCAGCTCATCAGCGTCCTGCCGCCGCTCATCGACCTCCTGATCACGTAA
- a CDS encoding pyridoxamine 5'-phosphate oxidase family protein: MLVTVSRTPLSPTPRTVVNRHRERAATDRAALDDVLDSGLICHLGVVWDGAPVVLPTGYGRDGDTLYLHGSTGSRSMGVGPVCVTVTIVDGIVYARSVMHHSMNYRSACVLGTTRLVDDPTEKLRGLEVVTEHLAPGSWDHARLPNKKELAATVVLALDLTEASVKIRNAPPNDEDFDVEANTAWAGVLPLTMEWGVPESDSPLPVPEHVLKR, encoded by the coding sequence ATGCTGGTGACCGTGAGCCGAACACCACTGTCACCGACACCACGGACCGTCGTCAACCGACATCGCGAACGCGCCGCCACCGACCGCGCGGCCCTGGACGACGTGCTCGACTCCGGCCTGATCTGCCACCTCGGCGTGGTCTGGGACGGCGCGCCGGTGGTGCTGCCCACCGGCTACGGCCGCGACGGCGACACGCTCTACCTGCACGGATCCACCGGATCACGCAGCATGGGCGTCGGCCCGGTCTGCGTCACCGTGACGATCGTGGACGGCATCGTCTATGCCCGGTCGGTCATGCACCACTCCATGAACTACCGCAGCGCCTGCGTGCTCGGGACCACCCGACTGGTCGACGACCCGACCGAGAAGCTACGGGGACTCGAGGTCGTCACCGAGCACCTCGCGCCGGGCTCCTGGGACCACGCGCGGCTGCCCAACAAGAAGGAGCTGGCCGCCACGGTCGTGCTGGCCCTTGACCTCACCGAGGCGTCGGTGAAGATCCGCAACGCGCCGCCGAACGACGAGGACTTCGACGTCGAGGCCAACACCGCCTGGGCCGGTGTGCTGCCGCTGACCATGGAATGGGGCGTGCCCGAGTCGGACTCCCCGCTGCCCGTGCCGGAGCACGTGCTCAAGCGGTGA
- a CDS encoding cysteine dioxygenase — MFAVPENTVLSDVRVAPQQPTKILREVLADRSSWAHLLRYDPVERWTALVQSTSSYEVWLMSWLPGQGAELHDHGGAEGAFTVVQGVLTEIVGQPGRNGQALHVLHAGQSRVFGPNYVHQMRNEGIDPAVSIHVFGPTRQRMTPYRFDPVDGPVQE; from the coding sequence ATGTTCGCCGTTCCGGAAAACACCGTGCTGTCCGACGTCCGCGTCGCCCCGCAGCAGCCCACCAAGATCCTCCGCGAGGTCCTCGCCGACCGCTCGAGCTGGGCGCATCTGCTGCGCTACGACCCGGTCGAGCGCTGGACCGCGCTGGTGCAGAGCACGTCCAGCTACGAGGTGTGGCTGATGAGCTGGCTGCCCGGGCAGGGCGCCGAGCTGCACGACCACGGCGGCGCCGAGGGCGCGTTCACCGTGGTCCAGGGCGTCCTGACCGAGATCGTCGGCCAGCCGGGGCGCAACGGCCAGGCGCTGCACGTGCTGCACGCCGGCCAGTCCCGGGTGTTCGGGCCGAACTACGTGCACCAGATGCGCAACGAGGGCATTGACCCTGCGGTGAGCATCCACGTGTTCGGCCCGACCCGGCAGCGCATGACGCCGTACCGCTTCGACCCGGTGGACGGTCCGGTTCAGGAGTAA
- a CDS encoding cystathionine gamma-lyase: MSEWGDGTRCVHAGAAEPVAGQPFLAGPVLAAPFHLGADDFYGRAGNPTWRALESAIGALDGGLCTVFPSGMAAITTLLRTVLSPGDVIAIPADGYYLVRTFLAGLDVQAREVPTVGPWTREVVEGARLVLLETPSNPGLDVCDIKAIAELAHAAGALVAVDNTTATPIGQRPLELGADISVASDTKAVAGHSDVLFGHISVTDEALWTELQRQRSLSGAIPGPFETWMVHRGLGTLDVRLARQAENAAALVAKLRGHEAVANVRWPGSPDDPSHAVAARQMRRFGGVFTFELASADLVARFLATSRLVASATSFGGLHSTADRRAQWGDPVPEGLVRFSAGLEDSHDLVLDVVGALDRALASPVQ, encoded by the coding sequence GTGAGCGAGTGGGGCGACGGCACGCGCTGCGTGCACGCGGGCGCGGCCGAACCCGTTGCCGGACAACCGTTCCTGGCCGGACCCGTGCTGGCTGCCCCCTTCCATCTCGGTGCCGACGACTTCTACGGTCGCGCCGGCAACCCGACCTGGCGGGCGCTGGAATCGGCCATCGGCGCGCTGGACGGCGGCCTGTGCACGGTGTTCCCGTCCGGCATGGCCGCGATCACCACGCTCCTGCGGACGGTGCTGTCTCCCGGCGATGTAATAGCCATACCCGCTGATGGGTATTACCTCGTGCGGACCTTCCTCGCCGGACTGGACGTCCAGGCCCGCGAGGTGCCGACGGTTGGCCCGTGGACGCGGGAGGTTGTCGAAGGCGCACGGTTGGTGCTGCTGGAAACGCCGTCCAATCCGGGCCTGGACGTCTGCGACATCAAGGCGATCGCCGAGCTGGCGCACGCGGCCGGCGCGCTGGTCGCGGTGGACAACACGACGGCGACGCCGATCGGCCAGCGGCCGCTGGAGCTCGGTGCGGACATCTCCGTGGCCAGCGACACCAAGGCCGTTGCCGGGCACAGCGACGTCCTTTTCGGACACATCTCCGTGACCGACGAGGCACTGTGGACGGAGTTGCAGCGGCAGCGCAGTCTCAGCGGCGCGATTCCCGGCCCGTTCGAGACGTGGATGGTGCACCGCGGCCTCGGCACGCTGGACGTGCGGCTGGCCCGGCAGGCCGAGAACGCCGCGGCGCTGGTGGCCAAGCTGCGCGGGCATGAAGCCGTGGCCAACGTGCGCTGGCCGGGCTCGCCCGACGACCCGTCGCACGCCGTCGCCGCCCGGCAGATGCGCCGGTTCGGCGGCGTCTTCACGTTCGAACTGGCCTCGGCCGACCTGGTGGCGCGGTTCCTGGCCACCAGCCGGCTGGTGGCCTCGGCGACCAGCTTCGGCGGCCTGCACAGCACGGCCGACCGGCGGGCCCAGTGGGGCGACCCGGTTCCGGAAGGTCTCGTCCGGTTCTCCGCCGGACTGGAGGATTCCCACGATCTGGTACTGGACGTGGTGGGTGCGCTTGACCGGGCGCTGGCCTCGCCGGTTCAATAG
- a CDS encoding NAD(P)H-dependent glycerol-3-phosphate dehydrogenase, giving the protein MQRIAVLGAGSWGTAFAKVLADAGRDVVLWARRPEVADEITGQKLNTGYLPGIRLPETLRATADPILALDGAEAVVLAVPSQTLRANLASWRELLPEGVTLVSLAKGIELGTGKRMSEVVAEVAQVPSEHVAVVSGPNLAREIAAQQPTATVVACMDHERAVAVQRASANGYFRPYTITDVVGCELGGACKNVIALACGIAHGLGFGDNTMASLITRGLAETARLGAALGADPMTFAGLAGLGDLVATCASPLSRNRSFGERLGKGETLAQAQEAAHGQVAEGVKSCSSIQDLGAKHGVDMPITDGVRRVCHDGLDPRAMAAELLGRAQKAERQ; this is encoded by the coding sequence CTGCAGCGCATCGCGGTGCTGGGGGCCGGGTCGTGGGGGACCGCGTTCGCCAAGGTGTTGGCCGACGCCGGCCGCGACGTGGTGCTGTGGGCGCGCCGGCCGGAGGTGGCCGACGAGATCACCGGCCAGAAGCTGAACACCGGCTACCTGCCGGGCATCCGGCTGCCGGAGACGCTGCGGGCCACCGCCGACCCGATCCTGGCCCTCGACGGGGCCGAGGCCGTGGTGCTGGCCGTGCCGAGTCAGACGCTGCGCGCCAATCTGGCCTCGTGGCGGGAGTTGCTGCCCGAGGGCGTGACGCTGGTCAGCCTGGCCAAGGGCATCGAGCTGGGCACCGGCAAGCGGATGAGCGAGGTCGTGGCCGAGGTCGCGCAGGTGCCGAGCGAGCACGTGGCGGTCGTGTCGGGGCCGAACCTGGCCCGGGAGATCGCCGCGCAGCAGCCGACCGCGACCGTCGTGGCCTGCATGGACCATGAGCGTGCGGTGGCCGTGCAGCGAGCCAGCGCCAACGGCTACTTCCGGCCGTACACCATTACGGATGTCGTCGGCTGCGAGCTCGGCGGCGCGTGCAAGAACGTGATCGCGTTGGCCTGCGGCATCGCGCACGGCCTCGGCTTCGGCGACAACACCATGGCCTCGCTGATCACCCGTGGCCTGGCCGAAACCGCTCGCCTCGGCGCGGCGCTCGGCGCGGACCCGATGACCTTCGCCGGCCTGGCCGGCCTAGGCGACCTGGTCGCCACCTGCGCCTCGCCGCTGTCCCGCAACCGCAGTTTCGGCGAGCGGCTGGGCAAGGGCGAGACGCTGGCCCAGGCCCAGGAGGCCGCGCACGGGCAGGTCGCCGAGGGCGTGAAGTCGTGCTCGTCCATCCAGGACCTTGGCGCGAAGCACGGCGTCGACATGCCGATCACCGACGGCGTGCGTCGCGTCTGCCACGACGGCCTGGACCCGCGGGCCATGGCCGCGGAACTGCTCGGCCGGGCCCAGAAGGCGGAACGCCAGTGA
- a CDS encoding lysophospholipid acyltransferase family protein, producing the protein MRKEKGGPWIRMCAIVLYPTVKLLARRVNKGPKLPRHGGVLLVMNHVSHLDPVFDAILVHNNERVPRFMAKASLWKVPVLGKVLVGAGQVPVFRGGDARESLRAAKESIDVANKGLEQGKLLVIYPEGTITKDPDGWPMAARTGAARLALASDVPVVPAARWGTRAIYDGYNKKFRPFPRKTVTSVIGEPIDLSAYRGQPVTAQVLREVTDLIMGRVKELLEQARGEQAPEGFFSPAKAEKNGD; encoded by the coding sequence ATGCGCAAGGAGAAGGGCGGGCCGTGGATCAGGATGTGCGCCATCGTCCTGTATCCGACGGTGAAGCTGCTCGCGCGCCGGGTGAACAAGGGGCCGAAGCTGCCCCGGCACGGCGGCGTGCTGCTGGTGATGAACCACGTCTCGCATCTCGATCCGGTGTTCGACGCCATCCTTGTGCACAACAACGAGCGGGTGCCGCGCTTCATGGCCAAGGCATCGCTGTGGAAGGTGCCGGTGCTGGGCAAGGTCCTGGTCGGCGCCGGCCAGGTGCCGGTGTTCCGCGGCGGTGACGCCAGGGAGAGCCTGCGCGCGGCCAAGGAGAGCATCGACGTCGCCAACAAGGGCCTTGAGCAGGGCAAGCTGCTGGTGATCTACCCGGAGGGCACGATCACCAAGGACCCGGACGGCTGGCCGATGGCCGCCCGCACCGGTGCGGCCCGGCTGGCACTGGCCAGCGACGTGCCGGTGGTCCCGGCCGCCCGCTGGGGCACCCGGGCCATCTACGACGGCTACAACAAGAAGTTCCGGCCGTTCCCGCGCAAGACGGTCACCTCGGTCATCGGCGAGCCGATCGACCTGTCGGCCTACCGGGGCCAGCCGGTCACCGCGCAGGTGCTGCGCGAGGTCACGGACCTGATCATGGGGCGGGTCAAGGAGCTGCTCGAGCAGGCCCGCGGCGAGCAGGCGCCCGAGGGTTTCTTCTCGCCGGCCAAGGCCGAGAAGAACGGGGACTGA
- the cofC gene encoding 2-phospho-L-lactate guanylyltransferase, producing MRSYLDLVVPVKRLDRAKSRLVGAADGGIGDPQAHADLVVAVALDTILAATAADGVRDVVVVTSDPMLTAVLRAEGIRCVAEAEPGLNEAYRHGASVLGGSGSGRHVGALQADLPALRSAELAAAIAAADGKRAFVPDRQGTGTTLLIGAPDEPLDPRFGVGSAEAHRASGAIELIGDWPSLRCDVDTEADLAVAAQLGLGARTQQRFRLSA from the coding sequence GTGCGGAGCTACCTCGACCTCGTGGTGCCGGTGAAGCGACTGGACCGGGCCAAGTCCCGGCTGGTCGGAGCGGCCGACGGCGGCATCGGCGACCCGCAGGCGCACGCGGACCTGGTGGTGGCGGTCGCGCTGGACACGATCCTGGCGGCGACGGCCGCGGACGGCGTGCGGGACGTGGTGGTCGTCACGTCCGATCCCATGCTGACGGCGGTGTTGCGGGCTGAGGGAATTCGGTGCGTGGCCGAGGCCGAGCCCGGTCTGAACGAGGCGTACCGGCACGGGGCGTCGGTGCTGGGTGGATCCGGGTCGGGCCGGCACGTCGGCGCGTTGCAGGCCGACCTGCCGGCGCTGCGGTCGGCCGAGCTGGCGGCCGCGATCGCCGCCGCCGACGGCAAGCGTGCGTTCGTCCCGGATCGTCAGGGCACCGGCACGACACTGCTCATCGGCGCGCCGGACGAACCGCTGGACCCGCGGTTCGGCGTCGGGTCGGCCGAGGCGCACCGAGCGTCCGGGGCGATCGAACTCATCGGCGACTGGCCGTCGCTGCGCTGCGACGTGGACACCGAAGCCGATCTCGCGGTGGCCGCACAGCTCGGTCTCGGTGCACGAACGCAGCAGCGGTTCCGGCTGTCGGCCTGA